The DNA segment GTCTTCCTTATTTGTCAAAAATAAAGATTTGACCCCTTTTTCTCACGCATTCAATGCGAAAAATAGTTGACATCGTCAATTAAAGTTCATAATGTAAAAGTACAAGCAGGCAGGAACGCGGAATTTTTTCCGGGGCAAAGGATAATACTTTTGCAAAAGAGCGTTTGTAAAGCCATCGAAGGGTAAAAGACAATGTTTTCAGAGATTGGCAGCACCCTTGCCGCCATTGCATGGCATTTTGGTCCCAAGGGCCTGAACGGGGAATGCTGTGAAGATCTTTCCATGCCCGAGTTCATTGCCCTGGACAAGGTGTCAGCCACCCGGAACTGTTCCGTGCAGGAAGTGGGGCGCAGTCTTGGTTTCAGCAAAAGCGGGGCCACAAGAGTGGTCACCCGACTGGAAAAAAAGGGCTACATCAAAAAGCTAAAATCCCGTCAAGACGGCAGGGTATGCTGCATTGAACCCACGGACAAGGGCCGGGAAATGCTTCGGATGGCAGATCTGCGGTATCAGCAGCAATTTGAAGCGCTTTTATCCAGGTTTCCGTGGGAATCCAGACAGAAAATCAAAGAGGTTTTTTTCCGGGTGGCCGGGGCAGTGAAACAGTAAATTTTTTTTGGATAAATGGTTGACATTGACAACTTTTAAGAGGGCATAATGAACAATCTTTTTACTTCGCTGAAATATTTTGCAGTCATTACCGCTGAGCTGACAGTCCTTTTTATCGGAATTAGCGCAATTGTGGCCCTGATTTTAATGTATATTCCCCGTGACCGCCTCCGGCAGTGGCTTTCCAGGCGGGGCATTTTCGGCAATTTCCTTGCCGGCATTGCCGGGGCATTGACCCCGTTTTGTGCCTGCTCCACAATCCCCATGACGCTTGGTTTTCTCAACGCCGGGGCGCCTTTTGGTCCGGTCATGACATTTGTGATCGCATCCCCGCTGCTCAACCCCATTATTATCGGAATGGTTGCGGTTCTGATGGGCTTAAAAGCCTGTCTGATCTATTTTACAGTTACTTTTGCGGGCGCCATTTGCTTTGGAATCGTTCTGGAGAAGACCGGAGGCGGCCGGTATGTAAAAAACGTCCGGGTAAAAGGGGGGTGCTGCGACAGCGGAGAGCCGGAAATTCCGGCGGCTTTTCCGGATAAGCTGAAAAGCGCTTTTGCTTCTGCCTGGACCGATTTCCGGGGGGTGCTGATCTATCTCCTGGTCGGCGTGGGGATCGGGGCTGTGATTTACGGATATATTCCACAGGAATGGATCGTGACAGCGGCCGGGCCCGACAATCCGCTGGCCATACCGATTGCCGCGGTCATCGGGGTCCCCTTGTACATCCGGGCCGAATCGGCCATTCCCATCGGACTGGCTCTGGCTGAAAAAGGCATGAGCATGGGGGCGGTGATTGCACTGATCATCGGCGGCGCGGGTATGGCGATTCCGGAGATGACCATGCTGGCAGGAATATTTAAAAAACGGCTGGTGGCTTCATTCGTGTTTGTTGTTTTTGCAACCGCGGTGATCGGCGGATACGCATTTAATATGATATTGTAACCTACATCAGGTGTAAACCCTGTCAAAAACAAGGAGGCAAGTTATGGCCGAAGAAAAGAAAAAAGGGTTGCTGCAGAAAATTTTCGGAAGTAAACCCAGCTGCTGCAGTGTCCAGCTCGAGGACGCAGAGCAGGAGAACCAGCAGGAGGAATCGGAAAAAAAGCAGAATGAAGCCGGCCGGGGGTGCTGTTCGCCGCGCAATGAATCCGGAAATTTGCGCTGATCCGGAGATCTGAGAAAAACCGGCCGCCGGATTATAGCCGGCGGCCGGAACTTAGCCCCGGTGGTTTTTATGTTGACAAAGTGAATTTGAAAGCATATGTTTCATTTAGTTGATTTGCTAATTGACTAACTAAAAAATTTCAAACCATAATTTACATTGGATCATGCAAGGAGAAAAAAATGAATGAACAGGTCAAGGCATTGCTGGATGACGAGGGGTGCTGCTGATGAAATCTTTACTCAACAAAGTACCCCGGTATCTGTTTTTCACCGGCAAAGGCGGCGTGGGCAAAACATCCATGGCCTGTGTCGCGGCCCTGGGCCTGGCAGAGCAGGGCAAACAGGTGCTGCTGATCAGCACGGACCCGGCATCCAATCTGGATGAGGTGCTGGAAACATCGTTGTCTTCGGAACCCGTGCCCATACCGGCCGTTCCCGGCCTCTTCGCTTTGAATATCAATCCCATTGACGCGGCTGCGGAATACAAAGAGCGCATGGTTGGACCGTATCGCGGAGTTCTGCCCGATGCGGCTGTCGCTCAGATGGAAGAACAGCTTTCCGGGGCATGCACGGTGGAAATTGCGGGATTCAACGAATTTTCCAAGCGCCTGGGAGATGATACCACCATGCAGGCCTATGATCATATTGTGCTGGATACGGCCCCCACCGGCCATACCCTGCGCCTGCTCAACCTGCCGTCTGCCTGGAATGACTTTATCGCCTCCAACCAGACCGGCAGCTCCTGCCTTGGGCCCATTGCCGGACTCAAGGAACAGAAAATCATGTTCGAGCAGGTGGTGGCAGCCCTTAAAGATCCGGAGCGGACCCTGCTGGTCATGGTTTCCAGAGCTGAGGGCATGTCGTTTCAGGAAGCCTGTCGCGCAAGTTCAGAATTGGGTGAACTTGGATTGAAAAACCAGCATCTGATTATCAACGGTGTATTCACGCCTGCTTCCGATGACCCTGT comes from the Desulfobacterales bacterium genome and includes:
- a CDS encoding MarR family transcriptional regulator; its protein translation is MFSEIGSTLAAIAWHFGPKGLNGECCEDLSMPEFIALDKVSATRNCSVQEVGRSLGFSKSGATRVVTRLEKKGYIKKLKSRQDGRVCCIEPTDKGREMLRMADLRYQQQFEALLSRFPWESRQKIKEVFFRVAGAVKQ
- a CDS encoding permease, which codes for MNNLFTSLKYFAVITAELTVLFIGISAIVALILMYIPRDRLRQWLSRRGIFGNFLAGIAGALTPFCACSTIPMTLGFLNAGAPFGPVMTFVIASPLLNPIIIGMVAVLMGLKACLIYFTVTFAGAICFGIVLEKTGGGRYVKNVRVKGGCCDSGEPEIPAAFPDKLKSAFASAWTDFRGVLIYLLVGVGIGAVIYGYIPQEWIVTAAGPDNPLAIPIAAVIGVPLYIRAESAIPIGLALAEKGMSMGAVIALIIGGAGMAIPEMTMLAGIFKKRLVASFVFVVFATAVIGGYAFNMIL